The Pedococcus dokdonensis region AACCAGTACCACCAGGCGGTCGCCGAGGAGGTCGTGCCCGCCATCCACGCAGACAGCTCGCCCCAGTCGGTGGTGCTGGCGGGTGCCTCGATCGGGGCGTTCAACTCGTTCGCCATGATCTGTCGCTACCCGCACCTGTTCGGCGCCGCGGTCTGCATGAGCGGCACCTACCACGTCGAGAGGTTCATGGACGGAGCCGACACGACCGAGGACTGGTACTTCGCCTCGCCGCTCCAGTTCCTCCCCGGGCTGGAGGGCCCGGCCCTGGAGATGCTGCGTCACCGCTACGTCGTCCTCGCATCCGGCAGTGGTCGGTGGGAGGACGTGGGCGAGTCGTGGGCTGCCGCGGATGCGTTGGGCCGCAAGGGGATCCCCAACCGCGTCGACGACTGGGGCGACCGCTACGACCACGACTGGCCGACCTGGTGGGAGATGCTGCCGCTCTACCTCGACGACCTGGTGCCGTGACCGAGGGTTCTCTGGCCGAGCGGCTCGCCGCCGCCGTCGACGCCGGTATGCCGGGTGCCCGCGACGACCTCGCGCGTCTCGTCGCGTTGCGCTCGGTCGCCAACCCGGCGATCGAGCCGGAGAGCGAGTGCCGGGCCGCGGCCGCGCTGGTCGGCGAGCTGTTCACCCGGGCCGGGGTGGACGGCATACAGGCGCACCCCACCCCGGACGGGTCGCTCGCGGTGGTGGGTCGCACGCGTGGCCCGGCCGGAGCGCCGACGGTGCTGCTCTACTCGCACTACGACGTCGTGCCGGTCGGGGACCTGGCTGCGTGGTCGACACCTCCCTGGGAGCTGACCGAGCGCGACGGCCGGTGGTACGGAAGGGGATCCGCTGACTGCAAGGGCAACCTCGTCGCGAGCCTGCTGGCCCTGCGAGCACTGCGTTCCGTGCTGGGGTCGTGGCCGGTGGAGGTCGCCGTCGTGTGCGAGGGGTCGGAGGAGCAGTCCAGCGGTGGCATGGAGGGGCTCGCCAGGTCGAGGCCCGACCTCGTGCAGTGTGACGCGCTCCTGATCGCCGACACCGGCAACGTCGAGGCCGGGCTGCCGACGCTCACGACGTCTCTGCGCGGCACCGGCAGTGTGCTCGTGACGGTGCGGACCATGTCG contains the following coding sequences:
- a CDS encoding esterase family protein, yielding MKVTERWHSHRMGRDISLVRWGHYGVPVLLFPTAGGDAEEVERHRLVGTLAPMIEAGRIKVYSCDSAAGQALQRNEGSPAHRMWLFNQYHQAVAEEVVPAIHADSSPQSVVLAGASIGAFNSFAMICRYPHLFGAAVCMSGTYHVERFMDGADTTEDWYFASPLQFLPGLEGPALEMLRHRYVVLASGSGRWEDVGESWAAADALGRKGIPNRVDDWGDRYDHDWPTWWEMLPLYLDDLVP